In one window of Serinus canaria isolate serCan28SL12 chromosome 18, serCan2020, whole genome shotgun sequence DNA:
- the MRPL12 gene encoding 39S ribosomal protein L12, mitochondrial: MLPAALPAARRALLPLPSRPLPLLPPLRPRRGAPAGLRALGTGPARRSEALAGAPLDTAAKEYSPKVRQLVRDIAGLTLLEVADLNALLKETLKIPDVGVMPAAAAASVLPAQAAPQEEEEVVPLKKEKTHFTVRLTELKAADKVKLIKEVKNFVPGVNLVQAKKLVESLPQEIKANASKEEAEKIKAALEAAGGTVVLE; this comes from the exons ATGCTGCCCGCCGCGctgcccgccgcccgccgggcGCTGCTCCCGCTGCCGTCGCGCCCGCTGCCGCTGCTCCCGCCGCTGCGGCCGCGCCGCGGGGCCCCCGCCGGGCTGCGAGCGCTCGGCACCGGCCCCGCGCGGCGTTCGGAGGCTCTGGCCGGGGCGCCGCTGGACACGGCCGCCAAGGAGTACTCGCCCAAGGTGCGGCAGCTGGTGCGGGACATCGCGGGGCTGACGCTGCTGGAGGTGGCCGATCTCAACGCGCTGCTCAAG GAGACGCTGAAGATCCCGGACGTGGGGGTGATgcccgcggcggccgccgcctcCGTCTTGCCCGCCCAGGCGGCTCCGCAG gaggaggaggaggtggtcCCGctcaagaaagagaaaactcaTTTCACCGTCCGGCTGACGGAGCTGAAGGCCGCTGACAAGGTGAAGCTGATCAAGGAGGTGAAGAACTTCGTGCCTGGAGTGAACCTCGTACAG GCAAAGAAGCTGGTGGAGTCCCTTCCGCAGGAGATCAAGGCGAACGCCTCCaaagaggaagcagagaagaTCAAAGCAGCGCTGGAGGCGGCAGGAGGGACTGTTGTTCTGGAGTAG
- the HGS gene encoding hepatocyte growth factor-regulated tyrosine kinase substrate isoform X3 translates to MGRGGGTFERLLDKATSQLLLETDWESILQICDMIRQGDTQAKYAVNAIKKKVNDKNPHVALYALEVMESVVKNCGQTVHDEVANKQTMEELKEILKRQVETSVRSKILYLIQAWAHAFRNEPKYKVVQDTYQIMKVEGHVFPEFKESDAMFAAERAPDWVDAEECHRCRVQFGVVTRKHHCRACGQIFCGKCSSKYSTIPKFGIEKEVRVCEPCYEHLNKKTEGKAAATSELPPEYLTSPLSQQSQLPPKRDETALQEEEELQLAIALSQSEAEEKERMRQKTTYSVYPKAEPTPVTSSAPPVSTLYSPPVNSSAPLAEDIDPELARYLNRNYWEKKQEEVRKSPTPSAPLSLTEPAVQPGDAHPAPLGVVEQYQNGESEENHEQFLKALQNAVTTFVNRMKSNHMRGRSITNDSAVLSLFQSINNMHPQLLELLNQLDERRLYYEGLQDKLAQIRDARGALNALREEHQEKLRRAAEEAERQRQIQLAQKLEIMRQKKQEYLEMQRQLAIQRLQEQEKERQLRLEQQKQTIQMRAQMPAFSLPYAQLQAMPAASGVIYQPSGPTSFPGTFSPAGSVEGSPMHSVYMNQAAQGGTGPYAAMPGTDPSMVNAYMYQPGASSGQGPQQGPAVPTTTPAYSSYQPTPTQGYQTAASQSQSIPAISQAPQSGTMGYMGSQSVSMGYQPYSMQGLMSALPGQDTALSSLPAQQSYLPGQQPLYQQVAPAGGPPQQQPPPAPAPGQQPPGSGEAQLISFD, encoded by the exons AtggggcgcggcggcggcaccTTCGAGCGGCTCCTCG ATAAGGCCACgagccagctcctgctggagacaGACTGGGAATCCATCCTGCAGATCTGCGACATGATCCGTCAGGGAGACACGCA ggcgAAATACGCCGTCAACGCCATCAAGAAGAAGGTGAATGACAAGAATCCCCACGTGGCCCTGTACGCGCTGGAG GTTATGGAGTCGGTGGTTAAAAACTGTGGCCAAACAGTCCATGACGAGGTGGCCAATAAACAGAccatggaggagctgaaggaaaTACTCAAG AGGCAAGTGGAGACAAGTGTCCGCAGTAAGATCCTGTACCTCATCCAGGCCTGGGCTCACGCCTTCCGCAACGAGCCCAAGTACAAGGTGGTGCAGGACACCTATCAGATAATGAAGGTTGAAG GGCACGTCTTCCCCGAGTTCAAGGAGAGCGATGCCATGTTCGCTGCAGAGAGG GCTCCAGACTGGGTGGATGCAGAGGAGTGTCACAGGTGCCGAGTGCAGTTTGGCGTTGTGACACGCAag CACCACTGCCGGGCCTGCGGGCAGATCTTCTGTGGAAAATGCTCCTCCAAGTATTCCACCATCCCCAAGTTTGGGATTGAGAAGGAAGTGAGAGTCTGTGAGCCCTGCTATGAGCATCTCAACAA GAAAACTGAGGGTaaagctgctgccacctctgaaCTGCCCCCTGAGTACCTGACCAGCCCCCTCTCTCAGCAGTCCCAG ctgcctcCAAAGCGCGATGAGACGGCTCTgcaagaggaagaggagctccAGCTGGCTATTGCCTTGTCTCAGTCAGAGgctgaagagaaggagagaatg aggcagaaaacaaCCTACTCCGTGTACCCTAAGGCTGAGCCCACTCCTGTCACATCCTCGGCTCCCCCAGTCAGCACACTCTACTCTCCACCTGTG AattcctctgctcccttggCTGAGGACATTGACCCAGAG CTGGCTCGGTACTTGAACCGCAACTACTGGGagaagaagcaggaggaggTTCGCAAGAGCCCCACACCGTCAGCACCCCTGTCCCTGACAGAgccagctgtgcagcctgggGACGCCCACCCTGCCCCTCTTGGGGTGGTTGAG cagtaCCAGAACGGTGAGTCCGAGGAGAACCACGAGCAGTTCCTGAAGGCACTGCAGAACGCGGTCACCACATTCGTCAACCGCATGAAGAGCAACCACATGCGAGGCCGCAGCATCACCAACGACTCTGCCGTGTTGTCCCTCTTCCAGTCCATCAACAACAtgcacccacagctgctggagctgctcaacCAGCTGGACGAGCGCAGGC tgTACTACGAGGGCCTGCAGGACAAGCTGGCCCAGATCCGGGATGCGCGCGGGGCTCTGAACGCGCTGCGGGAGGAGCACCAGGAGAAGCTGCGCCGTGCAGCGGAGGAGGCAGAGCGGCAGCGCCAGATCCAGCTGGCACAGAAGCTGGAGATCATGAGGCAGAAGAAGCAG GAGTACCTGGAGATGCAGCGTCAGCTGGCCATCCAGagactgcaggagcaggagaaggagaggcagctgcgcctggagcagcagaagcagaccATCCAGATGAGAGCCCAGATGCCAGCTTTCTCACTGCCTTATGCTCAG ctccaggcCATGCCCGCAGCCAGTGGGGTGATCTACCAGCCCTCTGGGCCCACCAGCTTCCCTGGTACGTTCAGCCCAGCTGGCTCCGTGGAGGGCTCTCCCATGCACAGCGTGTACATGAACCAGGCTGCACAAGGGGGAACCGGCCCCTACGCTGCCATGCCCGGCACTG ATCCCAGCATGGTGAATGCCTACATGTACCAGCCGGGTGCCAGCAGCGGGCAGGGGCCTCAGCAGGGGCCGGCGGTGCCCACCACCACCCCTGCATATTCATCCTACCAGCCCACACCCACACAGGGCTACCAG ACTGCAGCCTCACAGTCGCAGAGCATCCCAGCCATCTCCCAGGCACCCCAGTCGGGCACCATGGGGTACATGGGCAGCCAGTCTGTCTCCATGGGCTACCAGCCCTACAGCATGCAG GGTCTTATGtctgccctgccaggccaggacacagctctgagcagcctgccagcccagcagtccTACCTGCCCGGGCAGCAGCCCCTCTACCAACAG gtggCCCCAGCTGGGGGgcccccccagcagcagcccccaccAGCGCCTGCCCCcgggcagcagcccccaggcagcGGGGAGGCCCAGCTCATCTCCTTTGACTGA
- the HGS gene encoding hepatocyte growth factor-regulated tyrosine kinase substrate isoform X2: MGRGGGTFERLLDKATSQLLLETDWESILQICDMIRQGDTQAKYAVNAIKKKVNDKNPHVALYALEVMESVVKNCGQTVHDEVANKQTMEELKEILKRQVETSVRSKILYLIQAWAHAFRNEPKYKVVQDTYQIMKVEGHVFPEFKESDAMFAAERAPDWVDAEECHRCRVQFGVVTRKHHCRACGQIFCGKCSSKYSTIPKFGIEKEVRVCEPCYEHLNKKTEGKAAATSELPPEYLTSPLSQQSQLPPKRDETALQEEEELQLAIALSQSEAEEKERMRQKTTYSVYPKAEPTPVTSSAPPVSTLYSPPVNSSAPLAEDIDPELARYLNRNYWEKKQEEVRKSPTPSAPLSLTEPAVQPGDAHPAPLGVVEQQYQNGESEENHEQFLKALQNAVTTFVNRMKSNHMRGRSITNDSAVLSLFQSINNMHPQLLELLNQLDERRLYYEGLQDKLAQIRDARGALNALREEHQEKLRRAAEEAERQRQIQLAQKLEIMRQKKQEYLEMQRQLAIQRLQEQEKERQLRLEQQKQTIQMRAQMPAFSLPYAQLQAMPAASGVIYQPSGPTSFPGTFSPAGSVEGSPMHSVYMNQAAQGGTGPYAAMPGTDPSMVNAYMYQPGASSGQGPQQGPAVPTTTPAYSSYQPTPTQGYQTAASQSQSIPAISQAPQSGTMGYMGSQSVSMGYQPYSMQGLMSALPGQDTALSSLPAQQSYLPGQQPLYQQVAPAGGPPQQQPPPAPAPGQQPPGSGEAQLISFD; this comes from the exons AtggggcgcggcggcggcaccTTCGAGCGGCTCCTCG ATAAGGCCACgagccagctcctgctggagacaGACTGGGAATCCATCCTGCAGATCTGCGACATGATCCGTCAGGGAGACACGCA ggcgAAATACGCCGTCAACGCCATCAAGAAGAAGGTGAATGACAAGAATCCCCACGTGGCCCTGTACGCGCTGGAG GTTATGGAGTCGGTGGTTAAAAACTGTGGCCAAACAGTCCATGACGAGGTGGCCAATAAACAGAccatggaggagctgaaggaaaTACTCAAG AGGCAAGTGGAGACAAGTGTCCGCAGTAAGATCCTGTACCTCATCCAGGCCTGGGCTCACGCCTTCCGCAACGAGCCCAAGTACAAGGTGGTGCAGGACACCTATCAGATAATGAAGGTTGAAG GGCACGTCTTCCCCGAGTTCAAGGAGAGCGATGCCATGTTCGCTGCAGAGAGG GCTCCAGACTGGGTGGATGCAGAGGAGTGTCACAGGTGCCGAGTGCAGTTTGGCGTTGTGACACGCAag CACCACTGCCGGGCCTGCGGGCAGATCTTCTGTGGAAAATGCTCCTCCAAGTATTCCACCATCCCCAAGTTTGGGATTGAGAAGGAAGTGAGAGTCTGTGAGCCCTGCTATGAGCATCTCAACAA GAAAACTGAGGGTaaagctgctgccacctctgaaCTGCCCCCTGAGTACCTGACCAGCCCCCTCTCTCAGCAGTCCCAG ctgcctcCAAAGCGCGATGAGACGGCTCTgcaagaggaagaggagctccAGCTGGCTATTGCCTTGTCTCAGTCAGAGgctgaagagaaggagagaatg aggcagaaaacaaCCTACTCCGTGTACCCTAAGGCTGAGCCCACTCCTGTCACATCCTCGGCTCCCCCAGTCAGCACACTCTACTCTCCACCTGTG AattcctctgctcccttggCTGAGGACATTGACCCAGAG CTGGCTCGGTACTTGAACCGCAACTACTGGGagaagaagcaggaggaggTTCGCAAGAGCCCCACACCGTCAGCACCCCTGTCCCTGACAGAgccagctgtgcagcctgggGACGCCCACCCTGCCCCTCTTGGGGTGGTTGAG cagcagtaCCAGAACGGTGAGTCCGAGGAGAACCACGAGCAGTTCCTGAAGGCACTGCAGAACGCGGTCACCACATTCGTCAACCGCATGAAGAGCAACCACATGCGAGGCCGCAGCATCACCAACGACTCTGCCGTGTTGTCCCTCTTCCAGTCCATCAACAACAtgcacccacagctgctggagctgctcaacCAGCTGGACGAGCGCAGGC tgTACTACGAGGGCCTGCAGGACAAGCTGGCCCAGATCCGGGATGCGCGCGGGGCTCTGAACGCGCTGCGGGAGGAGCACCAGGAGAAGCTGCGCCGTGCAGCGGAGGAGGCAGAGCGGCAGCGCCAGATCCAGCTGGCACAGAAGCTGGAGATCATGAGGCAGAAGAAGCAG GAGTACCTGGAGATGCAGCGTCAGCTGGCCATCCAGagactgcaggagcaggagaaggagaggcagctgcgcctggagcagcagaagcagaccATCCAGATGAGAGCCCAGATGCCAGCTTTCTCACTGCCTTATGCTCAG ctccaggcCATGCCCGCAGCCAGTGGGGTGATCTACCAGCCCTCTGGGCCCACCAGCTTCCCTGGTACGTTCAGCCCAGCTGGCTCCGTGGAGGGCTCTCCCATGCACAGCGTGTACATGAACCAGGCTGCACAAGGGGGAACCGGCCCCTACGCTGCCATGCCCGGCACTG ATCCCAGCATGGTGAATGCCTACATGTACCAGCCGGGTGCCAGCAGCGGGCAGGGGCCTCAGCAGGGGCCGGCGGTGCCCACCACCACCCCTGCATATTCATCCTACCAGCCCACACCCACACAGGGCTACCAG ACTGCAGCCTCACAGTCGCAGAGCATCCCAGCCATCTCCCAGGCACCCCAGTCGGGCACCATGGGGTACATGGGCAGCCAGTCTGTCTCCATGGGCTACCAGCCCTACAGCATGCAG GGTCTTATGtctgccctgccaggccaggacacagctctgagcagcctgccagcccagcagtccTACCTGCCCGGGCAGCAGCCCCTCTACCAACAG gtggCCCCAGCTGGGGGgcccccccagcagcagcccccaccAGCGCCTGCCCCcgggcagcagcccccaggcagcGGGGAGGCCCAGCTCATCTCCTTTGACTGA
- the HGS gene encoding hepatocyte growth factor-regulated tyrosine kinase substrate isoform X1, giving the protein MGRGGGTFERLLDKATSQLLLETDWESILQICDMIRQGDTQAKYAVNAIKKKVNDKNPHVALYALEVMESVVKNCGQTVHDEVANKQTMEELKEILKRQVETSVRSKILYLIQAWAHAFRNEPKYKVVQDTYQIMKVEGHVFPEFKESDAMFAAERAPDWVDAEECHRCRVQFGVVTRKHHCRACGQIFCGKCSSKYSTIPKFGIEKEVRVCEPCYEHLNKKTEGKAAATSELPPEYLTSPLSQQSQVSSCPVGDLVILTCLLIPLLTTSPFCFQLPPKRDETALQEEEELQLAIALSQSEAEEKERMRQKTTYSVYPKAEPTPVTSSAPPVSTLYSPPVNSSAPLAEDIDPELARYLNRNYWEKKQEEVRKSPTPSAPLSLTEPAVQPGDAHPAPLGVVEQYQNGESEENHEQFLKALQNAVTTFVNRMKSNHMRGRSITNDSAVLSLFQSINNMHPQLLELLNQLDERRLYYEGLQDKLAQIRDARGALNALREEHQEKLRRAAEEAERQRQIQLAQKLEIMRQKKQEYLEMQRQLAIQRLQEQEKERQLRLEQQKQTIQMRAQMPAFSLPYAQLQAMPAASGVIYQPSGPTSFPGTFSPAGSVEGSPMHSVYMNQAAQGGTGPYAAMPGTDPSMVNAYMYQPGASSGQGPQQGPAVPTTTPAYSSYQPTPTQGYQTAASQSQSIPAISQAPQSGTMGYMGSQSVSMGYQPYSMQGLMSALPGQDTALSSLPAQQSYLPGQQPLYQQVAPAGGPPQQQPPPAPAPGQQPPGSGEAQLISFD; this is encoded by the exons AtggggcgcggcggcggcaccTTCGAGCGGCTCCTCG ATAAGGCCACgagccagctcctgctggagacaGACTGGGAATCCATCCTGCAGATCTGCGACATGATCCGTCAGGGAGACACGCA ggcgAAATACGCCGTCAACGCCATCAAGAAGAAGGTGAATGACAAGAATCCCCACGTGGCCCTGTACGCGCTGGAG GTTATGGAGTCGGTGGTTAAAAACTGTGGCCAAACAGTCCATGACGAGGTGGCCAATAAACAGAccatggaggagctgaaggaaaTACTCAAG AGGCAAGTGGAGACAAGTGTCCGCAGTAAGATCCTGTACCTCATCCAGGCCTGGGCTCACGCCTTCCGCAACGAGCCCAAGTACAAGGTGGTGCAGGACACCTATCAGATAATGAAGGTTGAAG GGCACGTCTTCCCCGAGTTCAAGGAGAGCGATGCCATGTTCGCTGCAGAGAGG GCTCCAGACTGGGTGGATGCAGAGGAGTGTCACAGGTGCCGAGTGCAGTTTGGCGTTGTGACACGCAag CACCACTGCCGGGCCTGCGGGCAGATCTTCTGTGGAAAATGCTCCTCCAAGTATTCCACCATCCCCAAGTTTGGGATTGAGAAGGAAGTGAGAGTCTGTGAGCCCTGCTATGAGCATCTCAACAA GAAAACTGAGGGTaaagctgctgccacctctgaaCTGCCCCCTGAGTACCTGACCAGCCCCCTCTCTCAGCAGTCCCAGGTGAGCAGCTGCCCCGTAGGCGATCTGGTGATCCTCACCTGTTTGTTGATCCCATTACTGACCACCTCACctttctgcttccagctgcctcCAAAGCGCGATGAGACGGCTCTgcaagaggaagaggagctccAGCTGGCTATTGCCTTGTCTCAGTCAGAGgctgaagagaaggagagaatg aggcagaaaacaaCCTACTCCGTGTACCCTAAGGCTGAGCCCACTCCTGTCACATCCTCGGCTCCCCCAGTCAGCACACTCTACTCTCCACCTGTG AattcctctgctcccttggCTGAGGACATTGACCCAGAG CTGGCTCGGTACTTGAACCGCAACTACTGGGagaagaagcaggaggaggTTCGCAAGAGCCCCACACCGTCAGCACCCCTGTCCCTGACAGAgccagctgtgcagcctgggGACGCCCACCCTGCCCCTCTTGGGGTGGTTGAG cagtaCCAGAACGGTGAGTCCGAGGAGAACCACGAGCAGTTCCTGAAGGCACTGCAGAACGCGGTCACCACATTCGTCAACCGCATGAAGAGCAACCACATGCGAGGCCGCAGCATCACCAACGACTCTGCCGTGTTGTCCCTCTTCCAGTCCATCAACAACAtgcacccacagctgctggagctgctcaacCAGCTGGACGAGCGCAGGC tgTACTACGAGGGCCTGCAGGACAAGCTGGCCCAGATCCGGGATGCGCGCGGGGCTCTGAACGCGCTGCGGGAGGAGCACCAGGAGAAGCTGCGCCGTGCAGCGGAGGAGGCAGAGCGGCAGCGCCAGATCCAGCTGGCACAGAAGCTGGAGATCATGAGGCAGAAGAAGCAG GAGTACCTGGAGATGCAGCGTCAGCTGGCCATCCAGagactgcaggagcaggagaaggagaggcagctgcgcctggagcagcagaagcagaccATCCAGATGAGAGCCCAGATGCCAGCTTTCTCACTGCCTTATGCTCAG ctccaggcCATGCCCGCAGCCAGTGGGGTGATCTACCAGCCCTCTGGGCCCACCAGCTTCCCTGGTACGTTCAGCCCAGCTGGCTCCGTGGAGGGCTCTCCCATGCACAGCGTGTACATGAACCAGGCTGCACAAGGGGGAACCGGCCCCTACGCTGCCATGCCCGGCACTG ATCCCAGCATGGTGAATGCCTACATGTACCAGCCGGGTGCCAGCAGCGGGCAGGGGCCTCAGCAGGGGCCGGCGGTGCCCACCACCACCCCTGCATATTCATCCTACCAGCCCACACCCACACAGGGCTACCAG ACTGCAGCCTCACAGTCGCAGAGCATCCCAGCCATCTCCCAGGCACCCCAGTCGGGCACCATGGGGTACATGGGCAGCCAGTCTGTCTCCATGGGCTACCAGCCCTACAGCATGCAG GGTCTTATGtctgccctgccaggccaggacacagctctgagcagcctgccagcccagcagtccTACCTGCCCGGGCAGCAGCCCCTCTACCAACAG gtggCCCCAGCTGGGGGgcccccccagcagcagcccccaccAGCGCCTGCCCCcgggcagcagcccccaggcagcGGGGAGGCCCAGCTCATCTCCTTTGACTGA
- the ARL16 gene encoding ADP-ribosylation factor-like protein 16 isoform X2, producing MAAGRSPPTFLLLGAAGGGKSLLVRRLRQLSAEEPAELGEPPATLPTVGTNLTDLRLPRKVTVRELGGCMGPIWPSYYGECSALLVSSSCIQLLSVLSAAPLASVPVLVLFNKIDLPCYMSLVEMKSLFRMQDIVSCATQPITMLETSARDGTGLAEVLQWLRSALKEAC from the exons ATGGCCGCGGGCCGCTCCCCGCCCACCTTCCTGTTGctgggggcggcgggcggcgggaaGAGCCTCCTGGTGCGGCGGCTGCGG CAGCTGAGCGCCGAGGAGCCCGCGGAGCTGGGCGAGCCCCCCGCCACGCTGCCCACG GTGGGCACCAACCTGACGGACCTGCGGCTGCCGCGGAAGGTGACCGTGCGGGAGCTGGGCGGCTGCATGGGCCCCATCTGGCCCAGCTACTACGGCGAGTGCAGCGCTCTCCTG GTCTCCTCGTCCTGCATCCAGCTGCTCTCGGTCCTCTCCGCAGCGCCGCTCGCCTCTGTGCCCGTCCTGGTGCTTTTCAACAAGAT TGACCTGCCCTGCTACATGTCGCTGGTGGAGATGAAGTCGCTGTTCCGCATGCAGGACATCGTGTCCTGTGCCACGCAGCCCATCACCATGCTGGAGACCAGCGCCCGCGACGGCACCGGCCTGGCCGAGGTCCTGCAGTGGCTCCGGAGTGCCCTCAAAGAGGCCTGCTGA
- the ARL16 gene encoding ADP-ribosylation factor-like protein 16 isoform X1: protein MAAGRSPPTFLLLGAAGGGKSLLVRRLRQLSAEEPAELGEPPATLPTVGTNLTDLRLPRKVTVRELGGCMGPIWPSYYGECSALLFVVDASNPTQVSSSCIQLLSVLSAAPLASVPVLVLFNKIDLPCYMSLVEMKSLFRMQDIVSCATQPITMLETSARDGTGLAEVLQWLRSALKEAC from the exons ATGGCCGCGGGCCGCTCCCCGCCCACCTTCCTGTTGctgggggcggcgggcggcgggaaGAGCCTCCTGGTGCGGCGGCTGCGG CAGCTGAGCGCCGAGGAGCCCGCGGAGCTGGGCGAGCCCCCCGCCACGCTGCCCACG GTGGGCACCAACCTGACGGACCTGCGGCTGCCGCGGAAGGTGACCGTGCGGGAGCTGGGCGGCTGCATGGGCCCCATCTGGCCCAGCTACTACGGCGAGTGCAGCGCTCTCCTG TTCGTGGTGGATGCCTCCAACCCCACCCAGGTCTCCTCGTCCTGCATCCAGCTGCTCTCGGTCCTCTCCGCAGCGCCGCTCGCCTCTGTGCCCGTCCTGGTGCTTTTCAACAAGAT TGACCTGCCCTGCTACATGTCGCTGGTGGAGATGAAGTCGCTGTTCCGCATGCAGGACATCGTGTCCTGTGCCACGCAGCCCATCACCATGCTGGAGACCAGCGCCCGCGACGGCACCGGCCTGGCCGAGGTCCTGCAGTGGCTCCGGAGTGCCCTCAAAGAGGCCTGCTGA